A stretch of Nyctibius grandis isolate bNycGra1 chromosome 24, bNycGra1.pri, whole genome shotgun sequence DNA encodes these proteins:
- the PAQR7 gene encoding membrane progestin receptor alpha, which produces MATVVTEKLSRLFINVRQVPQLLAPLSPPTVSSSEVPKVFWKPYIHTGYRPVQQTWRYYFSTLFQQHNEAINVWTHLVAALILLLRFQQLSQRVDFGQDLHAQPLLIIIVASITYLTFSTLAHLLQAKSEFWHYSFFFMDYVGVAIYQYGSALVHYYYAIEPSWHEKIKGFYMPAAVLLAWLSCAGSCYAKYRYHQSAHLLSWLCQELPSGLAYMLDISPVIHRIYTAPPSEQPDPALLYHKCQVLFFLIGAFFFSQPYPEKWFPGKCHFFGQGHQIFHVCLVLCTLAQIEAVVLDYESRRQIYSTLQGDLAHNFSALCLFTVTCSVLTAAYMARKVKNKLGFKEE; this is translated from the coding sequence ATGGCAACAGTGGTCACCGAAAAGCTCAGCCGCCTCTTCATCAACGTGCggcaggtccctcagctgctggcccccctctctcctcccaccGTCAGCAGCTCGGAGGTGCCGAAGGTCTTCTGGAAGCCCTACATCCACACCGGCTACCGGCCCGTGCAGCAGACCTGGCGCTATTACTTCTCAACGCTCTTCCAGCAGCACAACGAGGCCATCAACGTCTGGACCCATCTGGTGGCTGCGCTGATCCTGCTGCTGCGATTCCAGCAGCTCTCTCAGCGGGTGGATTTCGGGCAGGACCTGCACGCCCAACCCCTCCTCATCATCATTGTGGCGTCCATCACCTACCTGACGTTCAGCACCCTCGCTCACCTTCTGCAGGCCAAATCCGAGTTCTGGCACTACAGCTTCTTCTTCATGGACTACGTGGGGGTCGCCATTTACCAGTACGGCAGCGCTCTCGTGCACTACTACTACGCCATCGAGCCAAGCTGGCACGAGAAGATCAAGGGGTTTTACATGCCGGCGGCCGTCCTGTTAGCGTGGTTGTCCTGTGCCGGTTCCTGCTACGCCAAGTACCGGTACCACCAGTCTGCTCACCTTCTGAGCTGgctctgccaggagctgcccTCCGGCCTGGCGTACATGCTGGACATCAGCCCCGTGATCCACCGCATCTACACCGCGCCGCCCTCCGAGCAGCCTGACCCGGCCCTTCTGTATCACAAATGCCaagtgctgtttttcctcattggtgccttttttttctcacagcctTACCCCGAGAAGTGGTTCCCTGGGAAATGTCACTTCTTCGGGCAGGGCCATCAGATTTTTCACGTGTGCCTTGTACTCTGCACGCTGGCGCAGATCGAGGCGGTGGTGTTGGACTATGAGTCCAGGCGACAGATTTATTCCACTCTGCAGGGTGATTTAGCACACAACTTCTCTGCCCTTTGCCTCTTCACCGTGACCTGCTCTGTCCTCACAGCTGCTTACATGGCCCGGAAGGTGAAGAACAAGCTGGGCTTCAAAGAAGAGTAA
- the AUNIP gene encoding aurora kinase A- and ninein-interacting protein: MPGMKRRRGAAQQAGACDVWLDTAELKQSAAQSLIAKPKVSSRVLERKHASVAFTQSRASQPRIKQTTISAYFSTQTDEKDKENSRPSPFIPNRSCKEQGVSLDASLVKILALPQLEEAQDPSLRAAVQVTPQRWAQKAPASPTALPDSSLLQAESPSESKASCVLGEDGCSCFSFTQDSEGNRIIAHRNESDLFAGETASGSGGVTSDCGMNNQPGQLHPEEAKTGLAFQPRLGAKQNKKAQRWRGVNSLIDFTETENINPTVTRDTPWAAGFCSSPQSPAGAQPLSERSQNAGAGLGWGRKRGWSSPCRQLFTQDSEGNRVIAHRSQHKDRGSARRQPPRSPCTGWSSDAAHMGWSNVGEQQSDVCYDLLFTQDSEGNRVIKHW, translated from the exons ATGCCGGGGATGAAGCGCAGACGCGGCGCGGCCCAGCAGGCCGGGGCGTGCGATGTGTGGCTGGACACCGCCGAGCTGAAGCAGAGCGCGGCCCAG TCTCTCATAGCCAAGCCAAAAGTATCCAGTCGAGTTCTGGAAAGGAAGCACGCCTCGGTCGCTTTCACACAATCAAGAGCATCTCAGCCACGCATCAAGCAAACCACCATCTCCGCCTATTTCAGCACACAGACAG atgaaaaggacaaagaaaactCCAGGCCATCTCCTTTCATCCCGAATAGAAGCTGTAAAGAACAAGGTGTTTCTTTGGATGCCTCCCTGGTGAAGATCTTGGCTTTGCCGCAGCTGGAGGAAGCCCAGGACCCATCCCTCAGGGCAGCGGTGCAGGTTACACCCCAGCGCTGGGCACAGAAGGCACCGGCCTCACCGACTGCTTTGCCAGACTCTTCCTTGTTACAAGCGGAGTCCCCCAGCGAGAGCAAAGCCTCCTGTGTGCTGGGAGAGGATGGCTGCAGCTGCTTCAGCTTCACCCAGGATTCAGAGGGCAACCGGATCATCGCTCACAGAAATGAGTCCGATTTATTTGCTGGAGAAACAGCTTCAGGAAGCGGCGGCGTAACTTCAGACTGCGGGATGAACAACCAACCAGGCCAGCTGCACCCCGAGGAGGCGAAGACTGGACTTGCTTTCCAACCAAGACTTGGTGCAAAGCAGAATAAGAAAGCACAGCGATGGAGGGGCGTTAATTCTTTAATTGATTTCACTGAGACTGAGAATATAAATCCTACTGTAACGAGAGACACGCCCTGGGCTGCTGGATTTTGTTCATCGccacagagtccagctggagccCAGCCTCTGAGCGAGCGCAGCCAGAACGCTGgtgctggtttgggctggggCAGGAAGCGGGGATGGAGCAGTCCCTGCAGGCAGCTCTTCACCCAGGACTCAGAGGGGAACAGGGTCATCGCTCACCGCAGCCAGCACAAGGACAGGGGCAGCGCTCGCAGGCAGCCGCCTCGCTCTCCCTGCACGGGCTGGTCCAGCGATGCTGCACACATGGGCTGGAGCAACGTGGGGGAGCAGCAGTCAGATGTGTGCTATGATTTACTGTTCACGCAGGATTCGGAAGGGAACAGAGTGATTAAACACTGGTAA